From Diospyros lotus cultivar Yz01 chromosome 4, ASM1463336v1, whole genome shotgun sequence, a single genomic window includes:
- the LOC127800686 gene encoding 15-cis-zeta-carotene isomerase, chloroplastic — protein sequence KQISLQIQCSIVFPEGGEEEYSRHLSISIVVSPRNLPPEDRHFEIGETDRSPGEEEDELNVRLLVGEDSAEFDLAKQKISSWIYFTGILGVVLCILDAAWIDNSTGFGKPFIDSVSSISQSHEVVMLSLTFIFAIVHSGLASFRDAGEKLVGERAYRVLFAGVSLPLAVSTVVYFINHRYDGLQLWQLQSVPGIHQLVWLSSFISFFFLYPSTFNLLEVAAVEKPKMHLWETGIMRITRHPQMVGQVMWCLAHTVWIGNSVAVAASIGLIGHHLFGVWNGDRRLATRYGKAFESVKSRTSVVPFAAILDGRQKLPNDYYKEFIRLPYLSITALTLGAYFAHPLMQAASFRLHW from the exons AAACAAATCAGCTTACAAATTCAATGCTCCATTGTTTTTCCCGAAGGAGGAGAAGAGGAATATTCACGCCATCTCTCAATTTCCATTGTCGTATCGCCTCGCAACCTGCCGCCGGAAGACAGGCACTTCGAGATCGGAGAAACGGACAGGAGTCCGGGCGAGGAGGAGGATGAGCTGAACGTTCGCCTTCTTGTCGGGGAGGATTCTGCGGAATTCGATCTCGCCAAGCAGAAGATTTCGTCTTGGATTTACTTCACTGGAATCTTGGGGGTTGTGCTCTGTATACTTGACGCGGCCTGGATTGATAACTCCACTGGCTTTGGCAAGCCCTTCATTGATTCTGTTTCCAGTATTTCTCAGAGCCACGAG GTTGTGATGCTTTCTCTAACATTCATTTTTGCCATTGTACATAGTGGCTTGGCAAGCTTCAGAGATGCAGGTGAGAAACTCGTTGGAGAACGAGCATATCGTGTTTTATTTGCAGGGGTATCTCTTCCATTGGCTGTTAGTACTGTT GTATACTTCATTAACCACAGGTATGATGGACTGCAATTGTGGCAGCTGCAAAGTGTTCCTGGGATTCATCAACTGGTTTGGCTATCttctttcatttccttcttcttcctctatccTTCAACCTTTAATTTATTAGAGGTAGCAGCAGTTGAGAAGCCTAAAATGCATCTTTGGGAAACTGGTATCATGAGAATAACCCGACACCCACAG ATGGTCGGGCAGGTGATGTGGTGCTTGGCGCACACAGTTTGGATTGGGAACTCTGTTGCAGTGGCAGCCTCAATTGGCCTGATCGGTCACCATCTATTTGGGGTTTGGAATGGAGACAGGAGGCTGGCTACCCGATATGGCAAGGCTTTCGAGTCTGTTAAGAGCCGAACAAGTGTTGTTCCATTTGCAGCTATCCTTGACGGTCGTCAGAAGTTGCCGAATGATTACTACAAAGAGTTCATTAGATTGCCATATTTATCAATCACTGCGCTGACCCTAGGTGCATACTTTGCTCATCCACTTATGCAGGCCGCTAGTTTTAGGCTTCATTGGTAG